From the Lathyrus oleraceus cultivar Zhongwan6 chromosome 4, CAAS_Psat_ZW6_1.0, whole genome shotgun sequence genome, one window contains:
- the LOC127135577 gene encoding protein DYAD, whose translation MGTEFAIKTLCRSISADEFKQRRNLLASPAEENFLNHNTPLINDAASKQGPCWSQLKFAGMLQWGQRRQVRFLGRHDEQNVESLPELQMPVFESRERTYNKRKNVEQEMETLKVAPFGVLRITRQTFKNQQDITSTSGAKKSKKAVNDTNKQQQQLVVYSKKGRKISIDRWSAERYKMAEENMLKVMKEKEAVYGNPIMRPDLRSEARKYIGDTGLLDHLLKHMAGKVAPGGVERFRRRHNAEGSMEYWLESADLVDIRKEMGVQDPYWTPPLGWKPGDPISPDHDTSNVLRQIMEEIIKLKRDMQDLKSKVEAILVATHSSCQSNLNYEDHDSQSSKQEIYADLVHKKAKVEEQLKEITLTLNGMEGQLGMLKPTMSESLTPPALLLGPTSSLTLTENIGEVSNDKGTKSAETQMVRSSAAENKAAKIERLKSGFKICKPRGTFVWPNMSVSVTNFDELTVVPTPTSVSSSTTSPPNLVSNSIPSPSSPVKPLAERRPVSTATLTHVTGPFSPHLSPPLETPKSTITNNDSSINLNETPLAQD comes from the exons ATGGGAACCGAATTCGCCATCAAAACACTTTGCAGAAGCATCTCAGCTGACGAGTTTAAGCAAAGAAGAAACTTGTTGGCCTCTCCCGCGGAAGAAAACTTTCTAAACCATAACACTCCACTTATCAACGATGCTGCTTCCAAGCAGGGTCCATGTTGGTCTCAGCTCAAGTTCGCCGGTATGCTGCAGTGGGGCCAACGCAGGCAAGTTCGCTTCCTCGGCCGTCATGACGAGCAAAACGTTGAATCTTTACCTGAGCTTCAAATGCCCGTTTTTGAATCCAGAGAAAGGACTTATAACAAGAGAAAGAACGTTGAACAAGAAATGGAGACTTTAAAGGTAGCTCCTTTTGGGGTACTCAGGATCACTCGTCAGACCTTCAAAAATCAACAAGATATCACTAGTACCAGCGGGGCTAAAAAGTCTAAGAAAGCAGTAAACGACACTAACAAGCAGCAGCAGCAACTCGTCGTTTATAGCAAAAAAGGGCGAAAAATATCGATTGACAGATGGTCTGCTGAGAG GTATAAGATGGCAGAGGAGAATATGTTGAAGGTAATGAAAGAAAAAGAAGCTGTGTATGGAAACCCAATAATGAGACCAGACTTGCGATCAGAAGCACGAAAGTATATTGGGGACACTGGTTTACTTGATCATTTGCTCAAGCACATGGCTGGAAAAGTAGCACCGGGAGGAGTTGAAAGATTCCGACGACGACACAATGCCGAAGGTTCCATGGAATACTGGTTAGAGAGTGCGGATCTTGTTGATATCAGAAAGGAAATGGGTGTGCAAGATCCTTACTGGACTCCTCCCCTTGGATGGAAGCCTGGAGACCCCATTTCACCAGATCATGATACTAGTAATGTGCTCAGACAGATAATGGAGGAAATAATTAAGTTGAAACG AGACATGCAAGATCTCAAATCAAAAGTGGAAGCCATTTTGGTTGCTACTCATAGTTCTTGTCAGTCAAATTTGAACTATGAGGATCATGATTCCCAATCTTCTAAGCAG GAGATTTATGCTGACCTGGTTCATAAAAAGGCTAAAGTTGAAGAACAGTTAAAAGAAATTACTCTGACTTTGAATGGCATGGAG GGTCAACTTGGAATGCTGAAGCCAACAATGTCAGAATCATTAACACCACCAGCGTTATTGCTAGGACCAACATCATCATTGACATTGACAGAAAACATTGGAGAAGTGAGTAATGACAAAGGAACAAAATCAGCGGAGACACAAATGGTACGAAGCAGCGCAGCAGAGAACAAGGCAGCAAAGATAGAAAGACTGAAAAGTGGTTTTAAAATCTGCAAACCAAGAGGGACCTTTGTGTGGCCAAATATGAGCGTGTCTGTGACTAACTTTGATGAACTCACTGTGGTCCCAACCCCAACCTCAGTTTCCTCTTCTACCACATCACCTCCCAACCTTGTCTCCAATTCCATACCTTCCCCTTCTTCACCTGTTAAGCCACTAGCAGAGAGGCGCCCTGTGAGCACAGCTACTTTGACACATGTCACTGGACCCTTTTCCCCTCATCTTTCTCCTCCATTAGAGACTCCAAAATCCACAATCACCAACAACGATTCTTCTATTAACCTTAATGAGACTCCTCTGGCCCAAGACTAG